The Aspergillus flavus chromosome 6, complete sequence nucleotide sequence ACTCAACAGCCTTTAAAAAAACGACTCAAAAGTCACCACTACCGCTTCTTTCCTATAACGATGTCCGGTCCCCACCGGTCATTCAGCTTCAACCAAGGTGATGATGGTGCGGGAGACGCAGGAGATGTTTCACCAATCCGTTCTCAAGAAGGACATTTCATGAACAGCCCTCCCCGGCACAACGACGTGTCCCCGGTTTCTGCCAGAAGCCAGGCGATGGGAAGCTCGCCTTCCAGCGGCTTCTTGTCGGCGCACGAGCACGGCGATCGGGGTTGGGGTCAGAATTCGGGGCATACGCAAGCGATGCGCACGAATTCAACAACGCCAGGAATGGACAATCTTGGCCCTGCCGCCGTGGGCGGTGGTATCAGTGGTATCGCCCTTGGCGTTGCCAACTCCCATAACCGTCAGAGTGGAATTGACGCTTTTAGGGACACAGACGGACGCAACCTGCCTGCTGAACGAGGCTACAACACCACCGGATCCGACAACCCATACGTTCCAACCCCCCCAGGCGGCGGATCGCACGGAAGCGCCGAGAACTTGCGGCCCCGAGACTCTTACGGTTCGAACGTTGCATTGGGTGCCGCTGCCGCTCCCGCAGGCCAGCTGACCCCCGGTGGCTCCAATCCGTCCCAACGCAGTTTATTTGATAGTCCGTATCAGGGTGTGGGAGCTATGGATGCGGGCCCATATCAACGACAGTCCGCCTACAGTGCTGCGGGCGACTATCCCCTTGTCATAAACCCTGATGAGATCGCcgatgatggggatgatggcTTCACGCCTGTCCCGAATGGCAAGTCTGCGAGTTCTAATGCAAGAGCAATTCCGGCAGCCGCCGCTGGGGGAGCTGCCGGGGGTGGGTTATTTGGCTTGTTCAAGTCGAAGAAAGCCGACAATCCGTCCTATGGGCCTGTGCCAGGGGCAGGATTGGAGGCTGGAGAAAAGAGCCGGTGGGTCAAACCTACACCCGGGGGAGGAAGTCGCAAACGTGGGTGGATTGTAGGCCTTGCCTTGGCCTTCATTGTTGTCGGGGCGATCGTCGGCGGCGCTGTCGGTGGTACTCTAGGAAatcgagaaaatgaagccCCGGATACTACAAAATCGGCGTCTAGCGATACCGAATCGAATGGCGATCTCAACAAAGACTCCTCGGAAATCAAAGATTTAATGAATAATCCCGACCTCCACAAAGTATTTCCGGGCATGGACTATACTCCCTGGGGCGTCCAGTATCCGCTTTGTCTTAAATATCCACCTTCGCAAAACAATGTCACTCGTGATGTGGCAGTGCTCTCACAGTTGACCAACACTGTCCGGCTCTACGGCACGGATTGCAATCAAACAGAGATGGTCTTACATGCTATTGACAGACTAGAATTGAAGGACATGAAGGTCTGGCTAGGAGTCTGGATCGACTCGAACGACACGACGAACGATCGACAGATCAAGCAACTATACAAGGTCCTGGACGATACGAAAGATATATCCATTTTCAAGGGAGCCATTGTCGGGAACGAAGCACTGTATCGGGCTGGTAATGATATCGCAAGCGCGAAAAAGAAGCTGATCTCGTATATGGATGATGTGAGGAATCActtcaaagagaaaaactACGACCTCCCCATAGCGACGTCCGACCTCGGCGACAACTGGAAGGAAGATCTCGTCACGGCCACAGATCTCGTGATGTCTAACGTGCACCCTTTCTTCGCGGGTGTTACGGCTAAGGAAGCTGCCGGCTGGACCTGGAATTTTTGGAACCAAAACGATGTCCCGCTAACGAAGGGCACAAATAAGAAGCAAGTCATATCTGAGGTGGGATGGCCAAGTGGTGGCGGTAATGATTGCGGTTCGAACAACAAGTGTACGGACGATACGTCCGGCTCCGTAGCTGGCATCGATGAAATGAACCAATTTATGTCGGATTGGATTTGCCAGGCATTGGAGAATGGCACAGATTACTTCTGGTATGTTACCCCGCTTAAATCCAGATGGACCATGTTCTAACAGATCTTTCAGGTTCGAGGCGTTCGATGAGCCGTGGAAGGTCCAGTATAAcaccaaggatgagaattgGGAAGATAAATGGGGCCTTATGGATGCCGCGCGCAAGTTGAAGCCAGGGCTCAAGATTCCTGATTGTGGCGGCAAGACAGCCGCATAATTGATGGTTCCATTGATTCTGTCGCACCTCATGATCTTTCCTACGATTCTTACGACATcccttcctctcttccccgtctttccttcctctccttgaTGATAACGACCACATTCCTTTTCATGATGCGTAAAGGCTTTGCAAGGACACGCTTCGGTGTTACATTCTGCTCCTGGGTTTGTAATTTAATGGATGGTTGAAATGTTTGGTTGATGCGTTTCTgaattcttctttttctgtgAACTATTGAATCTTTCTACATTGCACATGCATAGCTGGATGGTTGATGGAAGAGTGTCACCGTGTATATATTATCTGAACACTCGAAGTTGATGGGGTGTTTCAGACTTTTGCAAATACTACTTTCAATTCGGCATCCATATGTTTGTTAATAGCGGTTCTTAGCGGTTGTATTCTGCTCCTATGTAGTTAGTCTAGACGAAGGTCATAAATCGTATCATACAAAAGTATTTACAGTGAATTTTACCGATATGTCGTCGTCTCATCTATTGCTCACACTCCTCGGGTGAGTATACTCTCATATTCCAGAATGCATGTTCCATGTCCTCGAACCGCGAAATCTTTACGGACAACCTTGATTCCACGAACTGCCTCACAGCATCTGACTCGATGTCTTCTAATGGACCACCAAATACCAGCGCAGGCGCGTGGGAAAGTAATTGTTCGAGGTGCGTCCGTTCTGCGCCGGGACAATAGAGGAGAGTACTAGGTGAGACTTTTTCAAAGCCGTGGGGATGGTCGAGAACGGTAATGTCAAGAGAAGCGAGCAGGGATCTGTCATGGGTATTGAACACAGGGTCCTGAGCGAAGACTTCGAGATTCGGGATTGATTTTTCTAATCGGACAACGTCAGTATGCAAAATATCTACCCGCCTGTAGAAGGGCAGAAGATCGAGAACGTAAGACTCACTCATCAAATCAACAACGCTCACCAACCCGGCAAGCTGGTACATTGACACGCTCCTCCTATCCACCCAACCACCCTTCAGAAACCCGCTCGGACTCCCCAATCCAATACAGACAATGCGATCCACTTTCACCGGCGCAGACGATAATGCTCTCTCGACCACCCTCCAACTGTCCGACCCCTCCCATCGTTGCCGATAACCCCAGAACTGTGTTTGGAGATCTTCCAAATTCAACTGCGCCGGCGCTTCGGCGGGGACAAGGATCTGGGACTGTTTGCCTTGTTCTGAGTTGTCATGGTGCTGTTGGGTGGGACGCAGAGCTCGACGGGCGCTTTTTCCGCCCGCAGTGACGTGCGTCCAGCCGCTGGAGTCAGTGACTTCGAGACGCTTATGGTGATTGAGGTTTCTCTTGCGGTTGCTGTGGGGCATTATTGCAGGGATTTTAACTGGGATTTCGGGTCGGTGTTGAGATTGAGGGCATGGTGATGGTGCGATTAATTGAATTAATTGATCGCGATGCGGGCGGTCAAGAGGGGGGATTTCGTTATCTTATCGGAAGATTTTTATCGGCTTTGCATCGCgaacaaaccaaacaaatcAGTCCTCCATATGGTTTATCTTCCAGAATGTATCTTGAGGCCAGTGTCAACGATTCAATATTGATGACAGCGTTGCTTATTTCCGATGTTACTTACACCATGCTAGTCTGTCAGACACGCCGACAGCGGTTTTCATTTCTCAGATGATCTCTCTAAGCGCCCAGCCTTTGATAGCGGCTGTGATGTGCCTTTGTTAGCGTCCGATTAGGGGCGCTTGCAGGACGGGCATTCCACGAATGAGATGGCGAATCACGCTGCCGAAAGTGATGCCACCTGCAGTGAGCGTCTTGGAGCTCTGAGTCGGTCCAATCCCAGGCGCGGATCTACCGTTTACTCCTCTCGCGCATATCCAATGCCATGCTGCAGCTGTCAAAGGTTCTCACAGAGTTTTGTGTAGCACTCCCCCATCTGCGGGTTGGATCACATCGCTCTTCTGCCTTCTCACTCGTCCGACATGATCATCTCCTCCCCACAGGGCCCCGAGGCGAGCGCGTTTGCAGGATTTAGACCATGCTTTGTGCCCCTCAAAAAGTCTTGTCTACCCGCCCATCCTCCTTCAGTTGCTGGAAGCTTGTTTCGATGATGATCCTGTTAAACGATTAAACTGCTCGCATATTGGTTGACGTCGCGCTGGCTTGAATCTCTGGATGTGTTTCTAAGCCGAGAGAGCCCAGGAGAGTTTTGTATCTCTGCGCTCTGTTGTTGTCGCTTTCacctttcttattttttctttcttaacCGACATCTCTGTCGAGCCTCATACTGGACACCATGAGGACATTCCAATCATCAGTATCGCAATGGATGGCCTTCCTCCTTATGTGTCTGGGCTTGGCAAATGCCCACACGGTCATCGTTTATCCCGGCTATAGAGGGAACAACTTATTTACAAACGGCACTGTTGCAGAAGCCAACGGTCTCGGGGTAGCTATGAGCCCCAACGCAACAGACAGCAACTCCTTTATATACCCCTATGGACAACAATGGATCTATCCTTGTATGATCACCCAACAACAGTCTATCTAAATTGTCATTTTGTTAACAATCGGTTATTCCATAGGCGGAGGTATGCCCACCTCAACGAACAGAACCAAGTGGCCTGTCAGCGGCGGTGCGGTCTCTTTCCAACCTGGCTGGTTCCAGGGTCACGCCACAGCATTCATCTACATCAACTTAGGCTTGGGAACCGTGCCCGATAATATGAGCCATCCCATGATCTCACCGTTCCAGATCAACGGTCCTTCTAATGAGCCGTACCCGGGCACAGTTTGCTTGCCACAGGTCCCGTTACCGGCCAACATCAGCGTGAGTCCAGGCGACCACGCTACGATTCAATTGGTTGAGACGGCTAAACATGGCGCTGCTTTGTACAATGTATGTTATATGTTATATGTGCCCTGGGTCTAGTTC carries:
- a CDS encoding putative glucan endo-1,3-beta-glucosidase btgC encodes the protein MSGPHRSFSFNQGDDGAGDAGDVSPIRSQEGHFMNSPPRHNDVSPVSARSQAMGSSPSSGFLSAHEHGDRGWGQNSGHTQAMRTNSTTPGMDNLGPAAVGGGISGIALGVANSHNRQSGIDAFRDTDGRNLPAERGYNTTGSDNPYVPTPPGGGSHGSAENLRPRDSYGSNVALGAAAAPAGQLTPGGSNPSQRSLFDSPYQGVGAMDAGPYQRQSAYSAAGDYPLVINPDEIADDGDDGFTPVPNGKSASSNARAIPAAAAGGAAGGGLFGLFKSKKADNPSYGPVPGAGLEAGEKSRWVKPTPGGGSRKRGWIVGLALAFIVVGAIVGGAVGGTLGNRENEAPDTTKSASSDTESNGDLNKDSSEIKDLMNNPDLHKVFPGMDYTPWGVQYPLCLKYPPSQNNVTRDVAVLSQLTNTVRLYGTDCNQTEMVLHAIDRLELKDMKVWLGVWIDSNDTTNDRQIKQLYKVLDDTKDISIFKGAIVGNEALYRAGNDIASAKKKLISYMDDVRNHFKEKNYDLPIATSDLGDNWKEDLVTATDLVMSNVHPFFAGVTAKEAAGWTWNFWNQNDVPLTKGTNKKQVISEVGWPSGGGNDCGSNNKCTDDTSGSVAGIDEMNQFMSDWICQALENGTDYFWFEAFDEPWKVQYNTKDENWEDKWGLMDAARKLKPGLKIPDCGGKTAA
- the hamG gene encoding hamG (This gene encodes a protein of the homologs of ham-7 in N. crassa, was named hamG in a recent paper. Author: Xixi Zhao, UW-Madison) translates to MRTFQSSVSQWMAFLLMCLGLANAHTVIVYPGYRGNNLFTNGTVAEANGLGVAMSPNATDSNSFIYPYGQQWIYPCGGMPTSTNRTKWPVSGGAVSFQPGWFQGHATAFIYINLGLGTVPDNMSHPMISPFQINGPSNEPYPGTVCLPQVPLPANISVSPGDHATIQLVETAKHGAALYNCVDIEFAEPEDVAEVTRDNCFNSSHITFSQIFAATSLTSGAVAQGTTRGTFTSLLAAVLAAVMGAMMM